GGTGTTAGGGCCTGGGAGCACGAGGGGAACGCCCACAAGGCAGACAGGGAAAGGATCTGCTTTTCGCACGAGGTCGGATGGGGCAAAGAATGCCATCGGACTCTCCCCGAGCTTGTGATTGTATGCCCGGACCGAAAGCCCCGGCGGCATAGGCCGATCAGCCACAACCATATCCAGGCGATGCAGCGCAAGCTCGCCAAGCAGCCAGTCAAAGCGGCCCACCCTGCAGATCAGGCGAATAGGCTCTGCTGAGGCTCCCAGAGGGGCTAAAAGCCGAAGGGCCAAAGACTTCGGCACGACGTCCGACATACCCACGCGGAAAATCGAAAGCCCTTGCCCTGCATGCGTTTTCAGAGCAGCCGCCATTTCATCTCCAAGGGAGAAAATCTGATCGGCGTACGCAAGTGCCACTCGGCCAGCCTCGGTCAGCTCGATTCCCCGTCCGGCAGGGCTCAGCAGGCTTGATTCCAGCTCACGTTCCAGCAGCTTGATCTGCGAGCTGACAGTCTGGGGTGTCAGATGGAGTTGTTTGGCTGCTTTAGCCACGCTTCGGGTATGGCCTACGGCCCAGAAGTATTTCAGGTGCTTGAGGTTCATGCTGAACGTTCGAAAAAAACTTATGATTTGTCAATAACAATCGACTTTATTTGTGTGCCGCCAAAAGCTAACTGCGGTTCTTCGGCATCGATGCGAAAGTGCGCAATCTATCGGCCGGATGCATCTAAACAACTCAAGCTGATTATTGTCAGCGAAGGACAAGGCAGTCTTTAAAAGACTTTGCCTGCAATAGGTTTTGATAGGGGGTCTACGGCATTGGTTGCGACTGCTTGCATTGCTGATGCCGTAGCTTTGGAAAGCAATGTCTAATATTCCGAGCAAAAAATGAGTGATGCACAACCGCTTGTCGGGCTTATAATGGGCTCCAAATCGGATTGGGAAACGATGCGGCATTGCGCAGATACGTTAGAGGCTCTTGGCATACCTTTCGAGGCGCGAGTCGTATCGGCTCATCGCACGCCAGACTTGCTGTTCACCTATGCCTCGCAGGCTGATTCGCGCGGAATACAGGTTATAATCGCGGGCGCGGGTGGATCGGCACACTTGCCCGGCATGGCCGCAGCGAAAACCGTATTGCCGGTGCTCGGCGTGCCGGTACCATCTCGCACGCTGGACGGCTTGGATTCGCTCCTCTCCATCGTTCAGATGCCCAAGGGCATACCCGTAGGAACCTTGGCGCTAGGCAAGGCGGGAGCGATCAACGCGGCGTTGCTTGCAGCTGGCATCCTCGGCCTTCAGCGGCCGGAATTCCGCGACGCGCTCATGAATTATCGCCGAAAGCAAACCGAGGAGGTTCTCGCCCACCCAGATCCCAGGGTGCAAACATGAATTGTGCAGTGGTTGGTGTCCTCGGGGGCGGTCAGCTGGCGCGGATGATGGCCCTGGCTGGACTTTCGCTGGGGCTCCGATTCAAGTTTCTCGACCCCTCATCGGCTGCCTGTGCCGCACCCTTGGGCGAGTTTGTCGCCTCGGGATATGACGACCCCGACGGCCTCTCCCGCTTTGCCAGCTGTGCAGACGTGGTGACGTACGAGTTTGAAAATGTTCCGCAAAATGCGCTGTACTTTGTCAGGCAGAGGGTTTCCATCTTTCCCCC
This DNA window, taken from Alkalidesulfovibrio alkalitolerans DSM 16529, encodes the following:
- the nhaR gene encoding transcriptional activator NhaR, which translates into the protein MNLKHLKYFWAVGHTRSVAKAAKQLHLTPQTVSSQIKLLERELESSLLSPAGRGIELTEAGRVALAYADQIFSLGDEMAAALKTHAGQGLSIFRVGMSDVVPKSLALRLLAPLGASAEPIRLICRVGRFDWLLGELALHRLDMVVADRPMPPGLSVRAYNHKLGESPMAFFAPSDLVRKADPFPVCLVGVPLVLPGPNTAVRGELDRWIGQARLVPKVMGEFDDSGLMKAFAQANKCCFPAPAILSKEIVARYEVEELGRVSSVREAFWLIGTERRVSHPATRSVLDTARSGLFDFQ
- the purE gene encoding 5-(carboxyamino)imidazole ribonucleotide mutase, with protein sequence MSDAQPLVGLIMGSKSDWETMRHCADTLEALGIPFEARVVSAHRTPDLLFTYASQADSRGIQVIIAGAGGSAHLPGMAAAKTVLPVLGVPVPSRTLDGLDSLLSIVQMPKGIPVGTLALGKAGAINAALLAAGILGLQRPEFRDALMNYRRKQTEEVLAHPDPRVQT